In one window of Chitinophagales bacterium DNA:
- a CDS encoding response regulator transcription factor translates to MNTIIIADDHKIFAESLANMLQEQNRFQVITITHSIAATKVALLEYNADLLLLDYHFPDGKGIDVAGFVHEEQLPVKTIMLSMENDFPVMQQAEQLGVNAYLIKNLSSAELIEAMEQVLAGEKVFMWPEQRAEQPAEVQLLSPREQEIVQLVRQGLTSQEIAAQLFLSNYTVETHRRNILRKLNMKNTAMLVQWAEKFL, encoded by the coding sequence ATGAATACCATCATTATAGCAGATGACCATAAGATTTTTGCTGAAAGCCTTGCGAATATGTTGCAGGAGCAAAATCGCTTTCAGGTAATCACCATCACACATTCCATTGCAGCTACCAAAGTTGCTTTGTTGGAATACAATGCGGATCTACTTTTACTCGACTACCATTTTCCTGATGGAAAGGGTATTGATGTAGCAGGATTTGTTCATGAGGAACAATTACCTGTAAAGACAATCATGCTCAGTATGGAAAATGATTTTCCAGTTATGCAGCAAGCTGAACAATTGGGCGTAAATGCCTATCTTATTAAGAATCTTTCTTCTGCAGAACTAATTGAAGCCATGGAGCAAGTGCTTGCAGGTGAAAAAGTGTTTATGTGGCCCGAGCAAAGAGCCGAACAGCCCGCTGAAGTACAGTTACTGAGTCCGAGAGAACAGGAGATTGTACAACTGGTAAGACAAGGACTTACCAGTCAGGAAATTGCTGCACAACTCTTTCTCAGTAACTATACTGTTGAGACACACCGCAGAAACATCTTACGTAAACTGAATATGAAGAATACGGCGATGTTGGTACAATGGGCAGAAAAGTTTCTTTAG
- a CDS encoding DUF3784 domain-containing protein, protein MVAWIIGVFLILLGFAVKQWPNLIAGYKQLPEAKRQKIDVNKLTSMLRNMLVLMGSTGIVLHYVFAWFNWYAIQPFATSISIFFVTPLLIIRLNEIIPPRRLKE, encoded by the coding sequence ATGGTTGCGTGGATCATTGGCGTATTCCTCATTTTACTTGGTTTTGCAGTAAAGCAATGGCCCAATCTGATTGCAGGGTATAAACAACTGCCAGAAGCTAAACGTCAAAAGATTGATGTAAATAAGCTAACCAGCATGCTGCGCAATATGCTAGTGCTGATGGGTTCAACTGGTATAGTTTTGCATTATGTTTTTGCGTGGTTTAACTGGTATGCAATACAACCTTTTGCTACATCCATCTCCATCTTTTTTGTTACGCCATTACTCATCATTCGTTTGAATGAAATCATTCCGCCCAGAAGACTTAAGGAATAA
- a CDS encoding NADH-quinone oxidoreductase subunit N: MNYDWIIGLKSELFTTLIIVVLLLIKLGKGMRNGSLLQITQLLLLVNLALAFGWNGNGFLFGNMFQTSQLFGFEKAILIAGVYLLVLVNHQWLEKQEHLPEFLVLMLSALLGMQTMISAGNFLMLYLSLELATIPVAAMANFDLDKKRSSEAAMKMILSSALSSGILLMGISLLYGATGTIGFEALPQALKADNGLQLLSLVMIFAAFAFKLSAVPFHLWTADVYEGSPMPVTAFLSVVSKGAVAFVLTSTFYRAFQPMFETWYQLLVIIGLITIIIGNLFAIRQDNIKRMLAFSSIAQVGFVLIGISANSPAGLASVIYFVLIYVFSNIAAFGVAAVIAAQTGSEQISDYKGLYTKNKLLTWVMALALFSLAGIPPTAGFFGKFFLLTAGAVRADFWLVIIAALNMMVSLYYYLRVVRNMFNTETAQPTITIPVTVKLGLYLCVAGILITGIAGWIYDYIAMLNR, translated from the coding sequence ATGAATTACGACTGGATCATAGGATTGAAATCAGAACTATTTACCACATTGATCATCGTGGTTTTACTGCTGATCAAATTAGGTAAGGGCATGCGTAATGGTAGCCTGTTACAAATCACGCAGTTACTATTGTTGGTGAATCTGGCACTTGCGTTTGGGTGGAATGGCAATGGTTTCTTATTCGGCAATATGTTTCAAACCTCACAGCTGTTTGGTTTTGAAAAAGCCATTTTAATTGCAGGTGTCTATTTATTGGTATTGGTCAACCATCAATGGTTGGAAAAGCAGGAACACTTACCAGAGTTTCTGGTATTGATGCTAAGCGCTTTGTTGGGTATGCAGACCATGATTTCGGCTGGTAATTTCTTAATGTTATATCTCTCTTTAGAGCTTGCTACGATTCCTGTTGCAGCCATGGCAAATTTTGATTTGGATAAGAAACGTTCTTCTGAAGCTGCAATGAAGATGATATTGTCTTCAGCACTTTCATCTGGCATATTGCTCATGGGTATTTCTTTGCTCTATGGAGCAACAGGAACCATCGGCTTTGAAGCCTTGCCTCAAGCACTAAAAGCGGATAATGGACTACAGTTATTATCGCTTGTGATGATCTTCGCTGCTTTTGCATTCAAACTGTCTGCTGTGCCTTTTCATTTATGGACAGCCGATGTGTACGAAGGTTCACCCATGCCAGTGACCGCATTTTTATCTGTGGTATCAAAGGGCGCAGTAGCTTTTGTGCTCACCAGCACATTCTATCGTGCATTCCAACCCATGTTTGAAACATGGTATCAACTACTTGTAATTATTGGGTTAATCACCATCATCATTGGTAATCTCTTCGCCATTCGGCAGGACAATATCAAGCGTATGCTGGCTTTCTCTTCTATTGCGCAAGTGGGTTTTGTGTTGATTGGTATCAGCGCGAATAGCCCCGCAGGACTTGCTTCTGTGATTTATTTTGTACTGATCTATGTCTTTTCAAATATTGCTGCATTTGGTGTGGCCGCAGTCATTGCTGCGCAAACAGGCTCAGAACAAATCAGCGATTACAAGGGGCTCTATACCAAGAATAAATTGCTCACTTGGGTGATGGCATTGGCATTATTTTCATTAGCGGGTATTCCGCCTACGGCGGGATTCTTTGGTAAGTTTTTCTTACTGACTGCCGGTGCAGTAAGAGCAGATTTCTGGTTGGTGATTATTGCTGCACTGAATATGATGGTGTCTTTGTATTACTATTTACGTGTGGTAAGAAATATGTTTAATACAGAAACAGCCCAACCAACAATAACCATACCTGTAACCGTGAAGTTGGGATTGTATCTCTGTGTAGCGGGTATTTTAATTACAGGTATTGCAGGTTGGATTTATGATTATATCGCAATGCTGAACCGATAA
- a CDS encoding NADH-quinone oxidoreductase subunit M → MNLLYILGIPLLTALLLLVMRSPDWIRRTALYGALLQLGMVVWLFIAYQQQRAMGYAMAAFFEQNYAWFSVWNIHFHIGVDGMSIAMMLLTAFVVLAGVLVSWNVQRMVKEYYFLLLLLSFGAYGFFMSQDLLLLFFFLEIAVIPKYLLIAVWGSGNKNYSANKLALMLMGGSALIFVGILGIFYATPADQRSFDILQLANQQLGAGSQKIIYPLLFGGFGVFSALFPFHTWVPDGHSSAPTAGSMFLAGISMKLGGYGCLKVATLLLPEGAKVYADLVIALSAIAILYGAFATLMQKDLKYMNAYSSISHCGFVLLGIGMLTKTAFNGAVLQMVSHGLMTALFFAVIGMIYERTHTRTIAEMGGLLKVMPFAVTALFIAGLASLGLPGLSGFVAEMTVFVGGWEHQDVYHRAATVIACMSIVVTAVYILRAIGQVAMGPIKENFASLQDVAWYEKMAAVVLIAGMLAMGIAPQWLNELIQPSTQFIMDKLAAK, encoded by the coding sequence ATGAACTTACTCTACATATTAGGCATTCCATTACTAACAGCACTGCTGCTGTTGGTGATGCGTTCGCCCGACTGGATCAGGCGCACAGCACTCTATGGTGCATTGCTGCAATTGGGGATGGTGGTTTGGTTATTCATTGCCTATCAGCAACAACGCGCGATGGGATATGCGATGGCTGCTTTCTTTGAGCAAAACTATGCTTGGTTTAGTGTGTGGAATATTCATTTCCATATTGGCGTGGATGGTATGTCGATTGCCATGATGTTGCTCACAGCTTTTGTGGTACTGGCGGGTGTATTGGTTTCATGGAACGTACAGCGCATGGTAAAAGAGTATTATTTCTTGCTATTACTCTTGTCATTTGGTGCGTATGGCTTTTTCATGTCGCAAGACCTGTTGCTTTTATTCTTCTTCTTAGAAATAGCCGTGATTCCTAAATACCTGCTCATTGCAGTTTGGGGTTCAGGTAATAAAAACTATAGCGCCAATAAACTGGCTTTGATGTTGATGGGCGGCTCTGCACTCATCTTTGTAGGCATACTCGGTATTTTCTACGCAACGCCTGCCGATCAGCGCAGTTTTGATATCCTGCAATTGGCTAACCAACAATTGGGTGCAGGTTCACAGAAGATTATCTATCCCTTATTGTTTGGTGGATTTGGTGTGTTCTCTGCATTGTTTCCATTTCACACCTGGGTGCCTGATGGTCACTCTTCTGCACCAACAGCGGGTTCGATGTTTCTCGCAGGTATTTCTATGAAACTAGGTGGTTATGGTTGTTTGAAAGTAGCTACACTCTTATTGCCAGAAGGCGCTAAGGTTTATGCTGATCTGGTGATTGCACTTTCTGCTATTGCCATTCTGTATGGTGCTTTTGCTACGCTCATGCAGAAAGATCTCAAGTATATGAATGCATATTCATCCATTAGTCACTGTGGGTTTGTGTTACTCGGTATTGGCATGCTCACGAAAACTGCATTCAATGGTGCAGTCTTACAAATGGTGTCACATGGTTTGATGACAGCCCTTTTCTTCGCTGTGATTGGCATGATTTACGAAAGAACACATACACGTACCATTGCTGAAATGGGTGGTTTATTAAAAGTGATGCCTTTTGCTGTAACAGCTTTGTTCATCGCTGGACTTGCTTCACTTGGATTGCCCGGTCTCAGTGGTTTTGTGGCAGAGATGACGGTCTTTGTGGGTGGATGGGAGCATCAGGATGTCTATCATCGTGCCGCAACAGTGATTGCCTGTATGTCGATAGTGGTTACTGCAGTCTATATTCTTCGTGCGATTGGTCAGGTGGCGATGGGTCCTATAAAAGAAAACTTTGCATCTCTACAGGATGTGGCATGGTATGAGAAAATGGCTGCGGTGGTCTTGATTGCAGGTATGCTGGCCATGGGCATAGCACCACAATGGTTGAATGAATTGATTCAGCCATCTACTCAATTCATCATGGATAAACTGGCTGCCAAATGA
- the nuoL gene encoding NADH-quinone oxidoreductase subunit L, with protein sequence MLSATNIALIPLLPLLGFVLLGLFGKQLKPFAGILATALILVSAVLAGGAAWTYFFANGRVNDVYQTIIPLNIEWLRFNNQLSIQMGLLLDPISVMMLVVVTLISLMVHIYSNSYMHGEKRFATYFAYLQLFTFSMLGLVLATNIFQTYFFWELVGVSSFLLIGYYYDKPSAVAASKKAFIVTRFADLGFLIGILVLSYYGGSLDFQTLIQQLTTPHTPALDAVNKASFLGVSALTWGLSLVFIGGAGKSALFPLHIWLPDAMEGPTPVSALIHAATMVVAGVYLVARLFPIYAISAPELLAAIGWVGAISAVIAALIACTQTDIKRVLAYSTMSQIGYMMFALGVSGYGGEAGLGFTASMFHLFTHALFKALLFLGAGAVIHAVHSNEMHDMGGLRKQMPITHISFLIACLAIAGVPPLSGFFSKEEILLAAYQNNTPIYWIALITSGLTAFYMFRLYFRIFWNKPHTGHAHEASAIMWLPLVLLAGGAAFAGLIPFGELVSSDGKALHSELHLSFSIAPVALGVLGILIAAWLYGKENAKPASIQNSLGGLFQAVYHKLYIDELYLFLTKSVVFALIAKPAAWIDQHIINAAVNGSASITQKISSNIKTWQSGKVQDYGLYFLGGVVALAVLVLYIW encoded by the coding sequence ATGCTGAGTGCAACCAATATAGCCCTGATTCCTTTACTGCCATTGCTTGGCTTTGTTTTGCTGGGCCTCTTTGGCAAACAACTCAAACCTTTTGCAGGAATACTCGCTACAGCGTTGATCCTCGTTTCAGCAGTTCTGGCGGGCGGTGCTGCTTGGACCTATTTTTTTGCCAACGGTCGGGTGAATGATGTTTACCAAACAATCATTCCATTGAACATTGAATGGTTGCGCTTTAATAATCAACTGTCCATTCAGATGGGTTTGTTATTAGATCCTATTTCTGTAATGATGTTGGTGGTAGTTACCTTAATTAGCTTGATGGTGCATATCTATAGCAATAGTTATATGCATGGTGAAAAACGTTTCGCTACCTATTTTGCTTATCTGCAACTCTTTACTTTTTCCATGTTGGGACTGGTGCTGGCTACCAATATTTTTCAAACCTATTTCTTCTGGGAGCTGGTAGGTGTATCCTCTTTTCTATTGATTGGTTATTACTATGATAAACCCTCTGCGGTTGCGGCTTCTAAAAAAGCCTTCATCGTTACACGATTTGCGGATTTGGGTTTTCTAATTGGTATTCTGGTCTTGAGTTATTATGGCGGTTCTTTAGATTTCCAAACATTGATACAACAACTAACCACCCCACATACACCAGCACTGGATGCAGTTAACAAAGCAAGCTTCTTAGGCGTATCTGCTTTAACCTGGGGCTTATCGCTTGTATTCATCGGCGGTGCAGGTAAAAGCGCATTATTCCCATTGCATATTTGGTTGCCCGATGCGATGGAAGGTCCCACACCGGTATCGGCTTTGATCCACGCGGCAACGATGGTGGTAGCGGGTGTTTACTTAGTAGCAAGATTGTTTCCCATCTATGCCATCAGTGCACCTGAATTATTAGCAGCTATTGGATGGGTGGGTGCTATCTCTGCGGTGATTGCAGCACTCATCGCTTGTACACAAACAGATATCAAAAGAGTATTGGCATACTCTACGATGAGCCAGATTGGTTACATGATGTTTGCCTTGGGTGTATCAGGTTATGGCGGTGAAGCCGGATTGGGTTTCACGGCTTCTATGTTCCATCTCTTCACACACGCATTGTTCAAAGCATTGTTGTTCTTGGGTGCGGGTGCAGTGATTCACGCAGTACATAGCAATGAAATGCATGATATGGGCGGACTCAGAAAGCAAATGCCCATCACGCACATTAGTTTCTTGATTGCTTGTTTGGCAATTGCTGGTGTACCACCACTATCCGGCTTCTTCAGCAAAGAAGAAATCTTGTTAGCCGCTTATCAAAACAATACACCGATTTATTGGATTGCTTTGATCACTTCTGGTCTTACTGCTTTTTATATGTTCCGTTTGTATTTCCGCATCTTCTGGAACAAACCACATACTGGTCATGCACATGAAGCAAGTGCGATCATGTGGTTACCATTGGTACTGTTGGCAGGTGGTGCTGCATTTGCGGGGTTGATTCCCTTCGGTGAATTGGTGAGTAGCGATGGCAAAGCATTACACAGTGAATTGCACCTCAGCTTCTCTATTGCGCCGGTAGCGCTGGGTGTGTTGGGTATCTTGATAGCCGCATGGTTGTATGGCAAGGAGAATGCCAAGCCTGCAAGTATTCAAAACAGTTTGGGTGGCTTGTTTCAAGCGGTATACCACAAATTGTATATCGATGAGTTGTATCTCTTCCTGACCAAATCTGTTGTATTTGCTCTGATTGCTAAACCCGCAGCATGGATTGATCAACACATCATCAATGCAGCAGTGAATGGTTCAGCATCCATCACACAAAAAATTTCTAGCAATATCAAAACCTGGCAATCGGGTAAGGTGCAGGATTACGGATTGTATTTCTTAGGTGGTGTAGTGGCGCTGGCTGTTTTGGTATTATATATCTGGTAA
- the nuoK gene encoding NADH-quinone oxidoreductase subunit NuoK, with product MIGLEHILFISTALFFLGIYGFLTRRNLITMLMSVELVLNSVNLNFIAFHKYVWPSGMDGVFFTVFVIAIAAAEAAVAIAIIINLYKTHRSILVDTAEELKY from the coding sequence ATGATCGGACTCGAACACATATTATTCATCAGTACAGCTTTGTTCTTCTTGGGTATTTATGGATTTCTTACTAGAAGAAACCTCATCACCATGTTGATGAGTGTAGAGCTCGTACTGAATAGCGTAAACCTAAACTTCATTGCTTTTCATAAGTATGTCTGGCCTTCGGGAATGGATGGTGTTTTCTTCACGGTTTTTGTGATTGCGATTGCAGCAGCTGAAGCAGCTGTGGCCATTGCCATCATCATCAACTTATATAAAACACACCGCTCCATTCTGGTAGACACCGCCGAAGAGCTGAAGTATTAA
- a CDS encoding NADH-quinone oxidoreductase subunit J: protein MLAAMTLGSALLAVTSRQIFRSAIYLLFSLIGIAGIYFWLDYAFIAAVQIVVYVGGIVVLIIFSIFLTQQAGEDLPKPKWTQQLFAALAAFCGFALVLVQVLQYGFTEVTQTGTAEVDRIGRLMLSTGEGGMAFPFELVSVLLLAAMIGCIVIAMRKPSNESSAIES from the coding sequence TTGTTAGCCGCAATGACACTGGGTAGTGCTTTGTTGGCGGTTACCAGCAGACAGATATTTCGCTCGGCTATTTATTTGTTGTTTTCACTGATTGGCATTGCCGGTATTTATTTCTGGCTGGATTATGCATTCATTGCTGCAGTACAAATTGTGGTATATGTAGGTGGTATTGTGGTCTTAATTATCTTCTCCATTTTTCTAACACAGCAAGCGGGTGAGGATTTACCTAAACCAAAGTGGACGCAACAACTGTTTGCCGCATTAGCAGCATTCTGTGGGTTTGCATTGGTGTTGGTACAAGTACTACAATATGGTTTCACAGAAGTTACACAAACGGGCACGGCAGAGGTAGACCGTATTGGTCGATTGATGCTAAGCACCGGCGAAGGTGGCATGGCTTTTCCATTTGAATTGGTGAGTGTGTTGTTGCTAGCAGCCATGATTGGCTGTATTGTAATTGCGATGCGCAAACCAAGTAATGAATCATCTGCAATAGAATCATAA
- a CDS encoding 4Fe-4S binding protein, with translation MFLKEYIRNIAGGLKSLVTGMRMTGYYFTHHKEIITQQYPDNRDTLELPERFKGEVVMPHNEHNEHRCTGCTACELACPNGTIKVITKFDVTPEGKKKKAIDKLVYHLELCTMCNLCVEACPSDAIKMAQTFEHSVFDRNQLTKVLNNPGSKIMEGVE, from the coding sequence ATGTTCTTAAAAGAGTACATCAGGAATATCGCAGGCGGATTGAAGTCGCTGGTAACCGGTATGCGCATGACGGGTTATTATTTCACCCATCATAAAGAAATCATTACCCAGCAATATCCGGATAACAGAGATACGCTGGAATTGCCCGAACGATTCAAGGGTGAAGTAGTGATGCCGCACAATGAGCACAATGAACATCGTTGTACAGGTTGTACAGCTTGCGAACTGGCTTGTCCCAATGGAACCATCAAAGTCATCACCAAGTTTGATGTAACGCCGGAAGGCAAAAAGAAAAAAGCGATTGATAAACTGGTCTATCACCTGGAGCTCTGCACCATGTGTAATCTATGCGTGGAAGCTTGTCCCTCTGATGCGATTAAAATGGCGCAGACATTTGAGCATAGCGTGTTCGATCGTAATCAGCTAACCAAAGTATTGAATAACCCCGGCTCTAAAATCATGGAAGGTGTAGAATAA
- the nuoH gene encoding NADH-quinone oxidoreductase subunit NuoH, with translation MISFSDIATQIDSWLNAQFDPTIALLIEGVIIGVAAIGLFAGLGLVLVIMERKVSAWMQIRLGPNRVGPKGLLQSLADTVKLLVKEGLTPSGSDKFLFNLAPFIAMIAAMLLLAPIGFARNLHIWDLNIGVLYVAAISSISVISVLMAGWSSNNKYSLLGAMRSGAQIVSYELSAGLSILTIVVLTGSLRVSDIIMAQENGWWIFKGHIPAIIAFIIFIIAATAETNRAPFDLAEAESELTAGFHTEYSGMKFALFFLAEYINVFIVCAMGATLFLGGWMPFHIGGWTGFNTIMDYIPSSIWFFGKTFFLIFVMMWFRWTFPRLRIDQLLNLEWKYLLPIGMVNILLVTLIAIMGWHF, from the coding sequence GTGATTTCTTTTTCAGACATAGCAACCCAAATAGACAGCTGGCTCAACGCACAGTTTGATCCAACCATTGCCTTGTTGATTGAGGGTGTGATCATTGGTGTTGCAGCGATTGGCTTGTTTGCAGGATTGGGCTTGGTATTGGTGATCATGGAGCGTAAAGTGTCTGCATGGATGCAGATTCGTTTGGGACCTAACCGTGTTGGTCCAAAAGGTTTGTTGCAATCATTAGCTGATACGGTGAAATTGTTGGTGAAAGAGGGACTTACACCAAGTGGTTCGGATAAATTCTTATTCAACCTTGCACCGTTTATTGCCATGATTGCTGCTATGCTGTTGTTGGCACCTATTGGCTTTGCACGTAACCTGCATATTTGGGATTTAAATATAGGCGTACTCTATGTTGCTGCTATTTCCTCTATCTCAGTTATCAGTGTGTTGATGGCGGGTTGGAGTAGTAATAATAAATATTCTTTGCTCGGCGCCATGCGCAGTGGCGCACAGATTGTGAGCTATGAATTATCTGCAGGCTTATCTATTCTTACCATCGTGGTCTTGACTGGTAGTTTGCGTGTGTCTGATATTATTATGGCGCAGGAAAATGGTTGGTGGATTTTCAAAGGGCATATTCCTGCCATCATTGCTTTTATCATTTTCATTATTGCAGCTACTGCAGAAACCAATCGTGCACCTTTTGATTTGGCAGAAGCAGAATCAGAACTAACGGCGGGCTTTCACACAGAGTACTCTGGTATGAAGTTCGCGCTATTCTTCCTTGCAGAATACATCAATGTATTCATTGTATGTGCGATGGGTGCTACACTGTTCTTAGGTGGCTGGATGCCTTTCCATATTGGTGGCTGGACTGGCTTCAATACCATCATGGATTATATTCCATCCAGCATTTGGTTCTTTGGCAAAACCTTCTTCCTGATTTTCGTGATGATGTGGTTTCGCTGGACCTTTCCGCGTTTGCGGATTGATCAGTTGCTGAACCTGGAATGGAAATACTTATTGCCGATAGGCATGGTGAATATTTTATTGGTAACCCTTATCGCCATCATGGGCTGGCATTTTTAA